The following DNA comes from Winogradskyella sp. PG-2.
ACACTATTTGGCAAACTGAACAAACACCGATACACCTAAGAGATTCATTAATGAGAATCTACGGAGCAGAATCCAACGAATACAAAGAACAGCAATTGATCTATGAAAAGAATCACATCATTAACGAAAAAAAGTCAAGAATATACTAGATAATTATGGTTGGCCAACCCAAAAAATGAGTGGAGAACGAGGAAATTGGACCATTTGCAATGTACTACAACATGCAGATCAAGAAACAAGAGAACATTATATTCCTTTAATGAAGCAAGCTGTGTTAGACAAAAAATTAGAGCCAAGATATTTGGTGCGGGCTGAAGACAGGATTGCTACTGATAAGGGTAAGCTACAGATCTATGGAGGACAAATGAAATACTATCCAGAAACAAAAAGCTTTAATGTATGGCCAGACTTTAACCCTGAGAATATAGACAAAAGACGAGCCGAAATTGGGCTTGAACCAATTGCAGAATTTCTAAAAAATAGATTTGACTTTGATTGGAATCTCAATGAGCAAATACAACGAACAAAAGCATTTAAAACTAAACAGAATAAATAAATTCAGATAATTAGTTATACAATAAAGCAATCACTAACTCATTAATTTAAAATAATAAATACGTTAGTAAATTATGATTGACTAATCTGTCTCATAATGCATTTGCCCTATGTAAACATGGCTTTATTCACAACAACCTATTTAATAAAATATAAACAACATAAGTAAAGGGCAGAGCAGTGGGTTAAAATTTGTGTGAAATGGAATAATAATTACAAAGTACTTTTGTTTATCTTTGCTTTTAAATGAATATTTTAAACATAGCATTACTCTTTTCTAGTGTTGCCTTTTTATTCTATGGTGCTAATTGTTTATTATCAAAGAAAATGAAGGATGAGTTTGTTAGATTTGGTTTAGAAAAGCAAAGAATACTAACAGGATATTTGCAACTATTTGGCGCTTTGGGATTAATATTCGGTTATTTGTTTTTTCCTCTCTTGATATTCATTGCCTCAGTAGGATTAGCGATTCTTATGTTTTTAGGATTTGCAGTGAGGTTAAAAATAAAAGATAGTCTTTTGGAATCATTACCATCCCTAATATTTGGCCTAATCAATCTTTTTATATGTGTAAGTTTTTATTATAAATTTAATTTGTCTTAAGCTTCAAACAAAGGCAATTAATAAACATAATATTAAAAATAAACTTGCTGGAAAAGATTTAAATAGCGGATCTTTTATTTTAAAATGCATAGCTATAGACCCTAATAAAAA
Coding sequences within:
- a CDS encoding DoxX family protein — its product is MNILNIALLFSSVAFLFYGANCLLSKKMKDEFVRFGLEKQRILTGYLQLFGALGLIFGYLFFPLLIFIASVGLAILMFLGFAVRLKIKDSLLESLPSLIFGLINLFICVSFYYKFNLS
- a CDS encoding DUF6624 domain-containing protein; its protein translation is MSGERGNWTICNVLQHADQETREHYIPLMKQAVLDKKLEPRYLVRAEDRIATDKGKLQIYGGQMKYYPETKSFNVWPDFNPENIDKRRAEIGLEPIAEFLKNRFDFDWNLNEQIQRTKAFKTKQNK